Proteins from a genomic interval of Helicoverpa zea isolate HzStark_Cry1AcR chromosome 13, ilHelZeax1.1, whole genome shotgun sequence:
- the LOC124635569 gene encoding malignant T-cell-amplified sequence 1 homolog isoform X1, translating to MTSVGFDEKESISGVQQLKSSVQKGIRARLLELYPHLENYIDQVLPKKDTFRIVKCHDHIEIMVNSAGELLFFRQREGPWMPTLKLLHKYPFFLPMQQVDKGAIRFVLSGANIMCPGLTSPGARMSDVDKGQVVAVMAEGKEHALAVGCTALSTDDIAKVNKGVGIENCHYLNDGLWQMKPVK from the exons ATGACCTCAGTAGG ATTCGATGAAAAGGAAAGCATCTCAGGCGTCCAGCAGCTCAAGTCCTCGGTGCAGAAGGGCATCAGGGCGCGTCTGCTGGAGCTGTACCCTCACTTGGAGAATTACATCGACCAAGTGCTGCCGAAGAAGGATACCTTTAGAATTGTTAAATG CCACGACCACATCGAGATTATGGTGAACAGCGCAGGGGAGCTCCTCTTCTTCCGACAACGCGAGGGGCCCTGGATGCCCACCCTCAAACTCTTGCATAAGT ACCCATTCTTCCTACCGATGCAGCAAGTCGACAAGGGTGCTATCCGCTTCGTGCTCAGTGGGGCTAACATCATGTGCCCGGGGCTCACGTCTCCGGGAGCTCGCATGAGTGACGTGGACAAGGGGCAAGTGGTTGCAGTCATGGCTGAGGGAAAGGAACATGCTCTAGCTGTGGGATGCACTGCGCTGTCTACTGATGATAT AGCTAAAGTAAACAAAGGCGTGGGTATAGAAAACTGTCACTATCTCAACGACGGCCTGTGGCAGATGAAACCAGTGAAGTAA
- the LOC124635569 gene encoding malignant T-cell-amplified sequence 1 homolog isoform X2 has protein sequence MFKKFDEKESISGVQQLKSSVQKGIRARLLELYPHLENYIDQVLPKKDTFRIVKCHDHIEIMVNSAGELLFFRQREGPWMPTLKLLHKYPFFLPMQQVDKGAIRFVLSGANIMCPGLTSPGARMSDVDKGQVVAVMAEGKEHALAVGCTALSTDDIAKVNKGVGIENCHYLNDGLWQMKPVK, from the exons ATGTTCAAAAA ATTCGATGAAAAGGAAAGCATCTCAGGCGTCCAGCAGCTCAAGTCCTCGGTGCAGAAGGGCATCAGGGCGCGTCTGCTGGAGCTGTACCCTCACTTGGAGAATTACATCGACCAAGTGCTGCCGAAGAAGGATACCTTTAGAATTGTTAAATG CCACGACCACATCGAGATTATGGTGAACAGCGCAGGGGAGCTCCTCTTCTTCCGACAACGCGAGGGGCCCTGGATGCCCACCCTCAAACTCTTGCATAAGT ACCCATTCTTCCTACCGATGCAGCAAGTCGACAAGGGTGCTATCCGCTTCGTGCTCAGTGGGGCTAACATCATGTGCCCGGGGCTCACGTCTCCGGGAGCTCGCATGAGTGACGTGGACAAGGGGCAAGTGGTTGCAGTCATGGCTGAGGGAAAGGAACATGCTCTAGCTGTGGGATGCACTGCGCTGTCTACTGATGATAT AGCTAAAGTAAACAAAGGCGTGGGTATAGAAAACTGTCACTATCTCAACGACGGCCTGTGGCAGATGAAACCAGTGAAGTAA
- the LOC124635568 gene encoding adiponectin receptor protein, with product MWESDSDTGSRSASSDGLRRRQGWDPEAESLASQMDELDEVLAEEEDGCPLPSTPEDQHLLDAEMAEVLKAGVLSDEIDLGALAHNAAEQAEEFVRKVWEASWNVCHFRHLPRWLQDNDYLHKGHRPPLPSFSACFASIFRIHTETGNIWTHLLGCVAFIGVAIYFLSRPSIEIQMQEKMIFGVFFVGAIVCLGFSFAYHTLYCHSEMVGKLFSKLDYCGIALLIMGSFVPWLYYSFYCHYRPKIIYLSVVVVLGILSIIVSLWDRFSEPRLRPLRAGVFMGFGLSGIVPAIHYGITEGWFSQVSKASLGWLVLMGLLYILGAMFYALRVPERWFPGKCDIWFQSHQIFHVLVIVAAFVHYHGISELASYRVTVGECSMPPSSIAF from the coding sequence ATGTGGGAATCTGATTCTGATACGGGATCCCGCAGCGCGTCTTCGGACGGGCTGCGGAGACGCCAAGGATGGGACCCCGAAGCGGAAAGCTTAGCCTCGCAGATGGATGAACTCGACGAAGTACTAGCAGAGGAAGAAGATGGATGTCCTCTACCTTCTACTCCTGAGGATCAACATCTCTTGGACGCGGAAATGGCGGAAGTTTTAAAAGCGGGCGTGCTCTCAGACGAAATAGACTTGGGCGCGTTGGCACACAACGCAGCCGAGCAAGCTGAGGAGTTCGTCCGCAAAGTGTGGGAGGCGTCGTGGAACGTGTGCCACTTCAGACACCTGCCGCGCTGGCTGCAGGACAACGACTATCTGCACAAGGGCCACAGGCCGCCGCTTCCCTCGTTCAGCGCGTGCTTTGCGTCCATATTCCGCATCCACACTGAGACCGGCAACATCTGGACTCATCTACTAGGCTGCGTGGCGTTCATCGGCGTCGCGATCTATTTCCTCTCGCGTCCTTCCATCGAGATACAGATGCAGGAGAAGATGATATTCGGAGTATTCTTCGTGGGTGCCATAGTGTGCCTCGGCTTCTCGTTCGCGTATCACACCCTCTACTGCCATTCGGAGATGGTCGGGAAATTGTTTTCTAAGCTGGATTACTGTGGAATAGCCCTACTTATTATGGGTTCTTTTGTTCCATGGTTGTACTATAGTTTCTACTGCCATTACAgaccaaaaataatatacttatctGTAGTGGTTGTTTTAGGAATACTGTCAATAATAGTGTCCCTTTGGGATAGGTTCTCAGAGCCTCGCTTGCGACCTCTTCGAGCGGGAGTGTTCATGGGTTTTGGTCTGTCAGGCATAGTGCCTGCTatccactatggcatcacagaAGGCTGGTTCAGCCAAGTGAGCAAAGCATCACTGGGCTGGCTGGTGCTGATGGGCTTGCTGTACATATTAGGAGCTATGTTCTATGCCCTGCGAGTGCCCGAGCGCTGGTTCCCAGGGAAGTGCGACATCTGGTTCCAATCCCACCAAATATTCCATGTACTTGTGATTGTGGCTGCCTTCGTGCACTACCACGGTATCAGTGAACTGGCGTCATACCGTGTGACAGTAGGGGAATGTTCCATGCCTCCATCATCAATTGCATTCTAG
- the LOC124635908 gene encoding WD repeat-containing protein 18, with product MAALLEVLVTSDSNNTLWTNAIWDPHTGTSLMTYKGGGTAENKTLTSIGNDYLAAVEKTKPVLHVWPVNSYQTVQGMRFILPGKATAFAVTPDGSFMVAGIDEKIYLWQTASGNLLTIISKHYQKVAMLKFTPDGRYFVSASDDGIVMVWSLATVSAHPEVDLVSQTSAGQHDPVYIFSNHSLPVTDLCISKTGMHGRLSTISSDRTCKIYDLASGEMLLNLVFDVPLSAITFDVLELNVFVGTTEGKIHQFSLTNPPRTRDVLVNTESNCPTFSSHTKAVTCLSVSLDGETLMSGSNDEQVILWHIPSKQPVRIIRHKGPITNAFFTVNNPAIYKQEFSPNIVLHGLERTLEKDAEDVTEIEILIKNKIDFWPDAIGVIEDTVISKEVEHEFKYKEEGLQAEINRLKTINSNLYAIAVQKSLESLPQEADTPSKNKKKRKRKQKSSE from the coding sequence ATGGCTGCATTATTAGAGGTTTTGGTGACCAGTGATTCTAATAACACATTATGGACAAATGCCATTTGGGACCCGCACACCGGTACCAGTTTGATGACATACAAAGGAGGTGGAACTGCCGAAAATAAAACCCTTACTTCCATCGGTAACGATTACTTAGCCGCTGTTGAGAAGACAAAGCCGGTACTACACGTGTGGCCTGTGAATTCTTACCAAACAGTGCAAGGCATGCGTTTTATATTGCCGGGCAAAGCTACGGCTTTCGCTGTAACTCCTGATGGATCTTTCATGGTAGCTGGCATagacgaaaaaatatatttatggcaAACAGCGTCGGGTAACCTCCTTACGATTATAAGCAAGCACTACCAAAAAGTTGCAATGTTAAAGTTTACACCAGATGGCCGGTACTTTGTGTCCGCATCAGATGACGGAATAGTGATGGTTTGGTCGCTAGCCACGGTCTCAGCACATCCTGAAGTAGACCTTGTGTCTCAGACATCAGCGGGCCAACATGATCCTGTGTACATATTTTCCAACCATTCCTTGCCTGTTACTGATCTATGTATAAGCAAGACGGGCATGCATGGCCGCTTAAGTACCATATCCAGTGACCGAACTTGCAAAATTTATGACTTGGCATCTGGTGAAATGTTATTAAACTTAGTATTTGATGTCCCTCTATCTGCTATCACATTTGATGTTTTAGAGTTGAATGTATTTGTTGGGACAACAGAAGGGAAGATTCACCAATTCAGTCTTACCAATCCTCCAAGAACTAGAGATGTCTTAGTGAATACTGAGAGTAATTGTCCTACATTCTCTTCTCATACGAAAGCCGTGACATGCTTGTCTGTGTCTTTGGACGGTGAGACTCTGATGTCAGGCTCAAATGATGAACAAGTCATACTTTGGCACATACCTAGCAAACAGCCCGTGAGAATAATAAGACATAAAGGCCCTATAACAAATGCCTTCTTCACAGTCAATAATCCAGCTATTTACAAACAGGAATTCTCTCCAAACATTGTCTTGCATGGATTGGAGAGGACATTAGAGAAAGATGCAGAAGATGTTACCGAGATtgaaatacttattaaaaacaaaattgatttcTGGCCTGATGCAATTGGAGTTATTGAAGATACTGTAATCTCAAAGGAGGTGGAGCATGAATTTAAGTATAAAGAAGAAGGATTACAAGCAGAGATTAATAGATTGAAAACCATTAACTCGAACTTGTATGCAATAGCTGTTCAAAAATCATTGGAATCTTTGCCACAGGAAGCTGATACCCCCAGCAAGAATAAGAAAAAGAGGAAGAGGAAACAAAAATCttctgaataa